In Methanocaldococcus lauensis, a single genomic region encodes these proteins:
- a CDS encoding acetolactate synthase large subunit gives MKGSEAIIKALEAEGVKIIFGYPGGAMLPFYDALYDSNLVHILTRHEQAAAHAADGFARASGEPGVCVSTSGPGATNLVTGIATAYADSSPVIALTGQVPTKLIGNDAFQEIDALGLFMPITKHNFQIKKTEEIPEIFRSAFEIATTGRPGPVHIDIPKDIQDGEIDIEKYPIPAKVDLPGYKPKTVGHPLQIKKAAKLIAEAEKPVILAGGGVIISGASEELIRLSEFVKIPVCTTLMGKGSFPEDHPLSLGMVGMHGTKAANYAVTECDVLIAIGCRFSDRVTGDVRHFAPEAKIIHIDIDPAEIGKNVRADIPIVGDAKNVLRDLLIVLTTLEIKSKENWLERIFELKKMSIPMMDFDDKPIKPQRFVKDLMEVLQEIDPKLKNTIVTTDVGQNQMWMAHFFKTKMPRSFLASGGLGTMGFGFPAAIGAKVAKPYANVISITGDGGFLMNSQELATIKEYDIPVVICIFDNRTLGMVYQWQNLYYGQRQSEVHLGESPDFVKLAESYGIKADRITSPDEIKEKLKEAILSNDPYLLDVVIDPAEALPMVPPGGKLTNIVQPIRVEPKIKRAAFEEIKKIREIATIREY, from the coding sequence ATGAAAGGTTCAGAAGCAATTATAAAAGCATTGGAAGCAGAAGGTGTTAAGATTATATTTGGTTATCCAGGAGGAGCAATGTTACCTTTTTACGATGCACTATATGATAGTAACTTAGTTCATATATTAACAAGGCATGAACAGGCTGCAGCACATGCAGCGGATGGATTTGCAAGAGCGAGCGGAGAGCCAGGAGTTTGTGTTTCTACATCTGGACCAGGGGCTACTAACTTAGTTACTGGAATAGCTACAGCTTATGCAGATTCTTCTCCAGTTATTGCTTTAACAGGTCAGGTTCCAACCAAATTAATAGGTAATGATGCATTTCAAGAAATTGACGCTCTTGGCTTATTTATGCCTATAACAAAACATAATTTCCAAATAAAAAAGACAGAAGAAATTCCTGAAATTTTTAGATCAGCCTTTGAAATTGCTACAACTGGGAGGCCTGGACCAGTTCATATAGACATTCCTAAGGATATTCAAGATGGAGAAATTGATATTGAAAAATATCCAATTCCCGCAAAGGTTGATTTACCAGGATATAAACCAAAAACTGTTGGGCATCCCTTACAGATAAAAAAAGCGGCAAAGTTAATAGCAGAGGCAGAAAAACCCGTAATATTAGCAGGAGGAGGAGTTATAATTAGTGGGGCATCAGAAGAGTTAATTAGATTATCTGAGTTTGTTAAAATTCCAGTTTGTACAACTTTAATGGGTAAAGGTAGTTTTCCAGAAGATCATCCTCTATCCTTGGGAATGGTTGGAATGCATGGAACTAAGGCAGCGAATTATGCAGTTACAGAATGTGATGTCTTAATAGCAATTGGATGTAGATTTTCCGATAGAGTTACTGGAGATGTCAGACACTTTGCCCCAGAGGCTAAAATAATACATATAGATATAGATCCTGCTGAAATTGGGAAGAATGTTAGGGCAGATATTCCAATAGTAGGAGATGCTAAAAATGTATTAAGAGATTTATTAATAGTATTAACAACTTTAGAGATAAAGAGTAAAGAGAATTGGTTAGAGAGAATTTTTGAATTAAAAAAGATGTCTATTCCTATGATGGACTTTGATGATAAGCCAATAAAGCCACAGAGATTTGTTAAAGATTTAATGGAAGTTTTACAGGAGATAGATCCAAAATTAAAAAATACTATTGTTACTACTGATGTAGGACAAAATCAAATGTGGATGGCTCATTTCTTTAAAACAAAAATGCCAAGAAGTTTCTTAGCCTCTGGTGGTTTGGGAACTATGGGCTTTGGATTTCCTGCGGCAATTGGGGCTAAAGTAGCTAAACCTTATGCTAATGTTATCTCTATTACTGGAGATGGCGGCTTCTTAATGAATTCACAAGAGTTGGCTACTATTAAAGAATATGACATTCCAGTAGTTATTTGCATATTTGACAATAGAACATTGGGAATGGTCTATCAATGGCAGAATTTATACTATGGACAGAGACAGAGTGAGGTACATTTAGGAGAGAGTCCTGATTTTGTTAAGTTGGCTGAGAGTTATGGAATTAAAGCAGATAGAATTACAAGTCCAGATGAGATTAAAGAAAAATTAAAAGAGGCTATATTGAGCAATGATCCATATCTCTTAGATGTTGTTATAGATCCTGCTGAGGCTTTACCAATGGTTCCTCCTGGAGGAAAATTAACAAATATAGTCCAACCAATTAGAGTGGAGCCAAAGATTAAAAGAGCTGCATTTGAAGAGATTAAAAAAATAAGAGAAATCGCTACAATTAGAGAGTATTAG
- a CDS encoding FKBP-type peptidyl-prolyl cis-trans isomerase, protein MIKKGDYVKVDYILIVDGKVIDTSIEDVAKENGIYSPEREYEPIGFIVGEGNLIEGFEEAVLNMKEGEEKTVTIPPEKGYGFRDERLIQEIPKEMFDTADFEPEEGMLILANGVPAKIIKVTDDTVVLDFNHELAGKELTFTIKVCEVNPSEE, encoded by the coding sequence TTGATTAAAAAAGGAGATTATGTAAAAGTTGACTACATTTTAATCGTAGATGGGAAAGTAATTGATACATCAATTGAAGATGTAGCAAAAGAAAATGGAATATACTCACCAGAAAGAGAATACGAACCTATAGGTTTTATAGTTGGCGAAGGAAATTTAATTGAAGGTTTTGAAGAGGCAGTTTTAAATATGAAAGAGGGTGAAGAAAAAACTGTTACAATTCCTCCTGAAAAAGGTTATGGATTTAGAGATGAGAGATTAATCCAAGAAATTCCTAAGGAGATGTTTGACACTGCTGATTTTGAGCCAGAAGAAGGAATGTTAATTTTAGCAAATGGAGTTCCTGCAAAGATAATAAAAGTTACTGACGATACAGTTGTCTTGGATTTCAATCATGAACTGGCTGGGAAAGAATTAACATTTACAATAAAAGTGTGTGAAGTAAATCCAAGTGAAGAATAG
- a CDS encoding UbiA family prenyltransferase: protein MKKLKDYFELMRVKNCITAGIGGFIGYLISSNCFIDLKISILVFLVVFLICAYGNVINDIFDIEIDKINKPSRPLPSGRVKLKEAKTFSFVLLIVGLILSVFINIYALIIALINATFLYLYAKKYKRYKLIGNFIVGYLTGSVFLFGGVAGKNIIPVIILFLCSMFAIWGREIIKDFEDMEGDKKEGVISLPIKYGKKSLYFASLLILLSVILSPLPYIFKIFGIYYLILITMCDILLILSIFLLLKNPNKDNSAKISKFLKIIMNIVLLSFIVGAIRL, encoded by the coding sequence ATGAAAAAATTAAAAGATTATTTTGAGTTAATGAGAGTTAAGAATTGCATAACTGCTGGTATTGGAGGATTTATTGGTTATTTAATCTCATCCAATTGTTTTATAGATTTGAAAATATCAATTTTAGTATTCTTAGTTGTATTTCTTATTTGTGCTTATGGAAATGTAATAAACGATATATTTGACATAGAAATTGATAAGATAAATAAACCTTCTCGCCCTTTGCCATCTGGAAGAGTTAAATTAAAAGAGGCAAAAACATTTTCATTCGTTTTATTAATTGTTGGTTTAATCTTATCTGTATTTATAAATATCTATGCGTTAATTATTGCCTTAATTAATGCCACTTTTTTATATCTGTATGCAAAAAAATATAAAAGATATAAGTTAATTGGAAACTTTATTGTAGGTTATTTAACTGGCTCAGTATTTTTATTTGGTGGAGTTGCAGGAAAAAACATAATTCCAGTCATTATTTTGTTCTTATGCTCTATGTTTGCAATTTGGGGTAGAGAGATTATTAAAGATTTTGAAGATATGGAAGGAGATAAAAAAGAGGGAGTTATATCTTTACCAATAAAGTATGGTAAAAAATCTTTATACTTTGCCTCTTTGTTGATACTATTATCTGTTATTTTAAGTCCTCTACCTTATATATTTAAAATTTTTGGAATATATTACCTAATTTTAATAACTATGTGTGATATTTTATTAATACTTTCAATTTTCTTATTACTAAAAAATCCTAATAAAGATAACTCTGCAAAGATTTCAAAATTTTTAAAAATTATAATGAACATAGTTCTACTGTCATTTATAGTGGGAGCAATAAGATTATAA